In Drechmeria coniospora strain ARSEF 6962 chromosome 03, whole genome shotgun sequence, the DNA window GTCAATCCCCCCCCGACGCGAAATGAACAACAGCTACCACTAGTACGTGTCAAAATTTTGGGCCGGCACACCTTGCTGGTACGCCCTGGCTTGGGGGTGCAAaggttgctgctgctgctgctgctgctgctgctgatgcaTGACAATGTCGCTGAACCACGGATGCTGCAACGCATCATGCGCACTTATTCGAAGCTCGGGCCGCAGCTGAAGCATCCTCTGCAGTAGGTCGATGCCGGTCGGGTCGATGGCATGGAGGATGTTGCGGAGGTCTTGCGTGGCGTACATCTGGAAGCTCGGCTTGTACTCGGGGAATTGCGTAATGCCTGGCCAGGAGCgctccgtcggcgtgccCATGATTCGGAATATCCTCACGATTTGGTCCTCGTTGGTCGTGCCGGGGAACAAAGGTCTTCCGGTGTAcatctcggccatgatgcAGCCGGCAGACCAAATGTCGATGCTCGTGTTGTAAGTCCTGCTGCCCAGGAGGACGTCGGGGGCTCGGTACCACAGGGTCACGACCTCGTTGGAAAAGGTGTTTACAGGTATGCCGAATGCGCGAGCCAGTCCAAAGTCCCCGAGCTTCAACAGCCCCTTGCTGTTGATGAGGAGATTTTGTGGCTTCAGATCGCGGTGCAGCACTCGGTTCTGGTGGCAAAAGTCGATGCCCTTGAGCAGTTGGTACATGAAGGACTTGATGGTCGCCGGCTTGAGcgctcctcgctcgccgttTGTGTCCATGTATCTCTTCAAATCCCCGTCCATGAACTCGAAAACGAGCATGAGCTTGTTCTCCGTGTGGATCACATCGTGCAGGGCGACAATGTTCTCGTGCTTGAGCTCTTTCATAAGCGATATTTCACGAATCGCTGTCGACGGTGTGCCTTCTTCCGAGTCGAGGTGGATTTCCTTCAACGCCACGAGCTCGCCTGTCTGGCGGTTTCTGCCTTTGAAGACCTAGGCAAGATCACCATCGGATTAGCCTTGTGCCAGCTGGCAGTCCGGGATGGGGCGGAAGAGACTGACTGTAGCGTATGTACCCTCGCCCAGTTTCTCTAGCTGCTGAAACGAGCTGGGATGTCTCTTTCCGTCCATCTTGGAGAGGAAGTCCCAAATCGCCGGGATAATTGTATGGAGTTAAGTATGCGATAGGGAATGGGAGCTTTGGGCCGAGTCCGTTGGTGAGTAGCGTCCGTCCCCCCTCGCCGGATAAATGCTGACGTGAAATTGCCTGCGATTAATACACGCATCCAGTCAGATGCAGCCAGGCGGCGAACGCAAGCCACGCGGTTTTAATTGCCTCGCGAGGCTGGTATGCACAGTAAGAGCATGACCGTTAATGTACTAAGTGGACAGTATCGGTATATCAGTAATACCTAGGTGCACTaagaatacatgtactggtaccgAGTTCAGCAGATGTACTGCACGCCAGGTgagcgtacttgtactaagGCGTAGCTGCACCCAAGTTCATCCACATACTGGtaggaatacggagtactaagcAATACAATACgtacagcaagcaagtacttactagtgagtacagtgctgtacagtCGCCAACTCCCACTGAAACGGTTCGCAAACTCGTTATTATTAGCTTCAAACCTAATTTGGTGCCCACCGAATAACATTCTTACAGGTATGTGGCAGAgatattacttactccgtgcaagtagATCGCACTGGCCGTTAGCTCCACTGTGGAAGGAGAATACGACACATTGATGgatacatgtgcaagtgcagacTTGAACGAAACATTCACTTTTGTGCACCAACGATCGACCATTCGGacagtaagcaagtacagtaggtgtatgtATTCAAGCGTGCGGGAGGTGCAGTATGGGGTACTGAACTGTACTTTATACaacagtactgtgcttgtataCTTACGAGCGTCGTGGTAATGTGCTGTATTCTGTGCACATTATTATCATGATGAATTTTCGAGACAATTCGCAATGAAGCGAATCGCCTTGTACGACGTAGCCGAACGAAATCAACTTTGACAGTGTGCTGGTCACTGTTAGCTATTTGCCGTCTATC includes these proteins:
- a CDS encoding negative regulator of the PHO system, producing the protein MDGKRHPSSFQQLEKLGEGTYATVFKGRNRQTGELVALKEIHLDSEEGTPSTAIREISLMKELKHENIVALHDVIHTENKLMLVFEFMDGDLKRYMDTNGERGALKPATIKSFMYQLLKGIDFCHQNRVLHRDLKPQNLLINSKGLLKLGDFGLARAFGIPVNTFSNEVVTLWYRAPDVLLGSRTYNTSIDIWSAGCIMAEMYTGRPLFPGTTNEDQIVRIFRIMGTPTERSWPGITQFPEYKPSFQMYATQDLRNILHAIDPTGIDLLQRMLQLRPELRISAHDALQHPWFSDIVMHQQQQQQQQQQPLHPQARAYQQGVPAQNFDTY